One Magnolia sinica isolate HGM2019 chromosome 2, MsV1, whole genome shotgun sequence genomic window, cacctgagatttagatcggcttcatttttgggaccatacactaaaatgagctggaaaaacagatggacggaattgatataaaatacatacatcaaggtgggtcccacggttacGACCTCATCAAAGTCGGTGTTTCCCGAGCCATTGCTGGCCGTCCAgccatccgtggggcccacaaaaaagGTCTACATTAAAGGTGTCAAAGTTGCTACCCTTTATAATCACTGGAAAGCTGCATCCATCTTCGACCATCTGATTCTCCTCTGTTTtgtattcttcttctttgttctGCTTTCTAGTCATGGAGCTCTCTTTCAGACACCAACCTGCAAAACCACTTGAGCTCTTCCGAAAATCCGACGTTCCGAACGCCGAATCCAAATTCCGTTTAATACCCATTTCCAATTCGAGAGGAATGAATGGGAGGAAGCCGAATCTGTCGATCTCCGCGGCCCGGAAGGCGATCGACGGCCTCAACGATGAGATGAACGCCGTTGCTTCCAAGAACATGGATTTCGCAGCGGCACGCAGGCAGGTGCGGTCCGCTTTCATCGACTTCCAACAGCATCTCGATCATTTGCTATTCAAGGTTCGATCTAATctttgcttttattttattttattttattttttttaaaattttttgtcgCCTAGATGGGCCATGTAGAAGAATTTTGCAGCTTTCAAAAGGGAAAGGGTCGTAGTCCGCGGCCTATTTTATGAAGGTAGTCCGCGGACACCCATTCGCTGAAGTCTTGTTTGTCACTTCAGCCATTTGGGGCCCGAGGACTACCAAATCGCATCTCTGTTGTTGTATGCTGTGTTCTAACACTGGGTGAGTGGGCCATATTGTCCAGTCAACGATCTCAGCCGTTGGGTTTGAAATGGACAAACGGGGAACAATAAACATCTTTTACATTTTCATTTTCCCcccttatatatatatgcaaCCTTAAATCTAGAAAGGAGAGGTTGAAGTATACATGTAATCCAATCAGCccggaccgttcatcaggtgggccgcccATTTATGGGAAAGAATGATGAATGGTATATATTCAACGTAAatttgtggcctacctgatgactgACCCAGATATTTCTCATGCCTGCTGTTAGGGTAGATTAGAGTATATGTATACAGCTGTATACATTATCTACAAAATACTATACTATCCATGCAGCTGTATACATTATCTACAATATACTAACTATCCTATCTAATGTACTCTAACATTTGTCATGTGCCGTGAGATGTGTGCCCCATGTGCAGATTataattctttaaattatgatATGAACTTCTACTTATTTATTTACATGTGATCTGATGGTGCAGATGGCCCCATCTGGAATCCGAACAGAGGAGGTAATCCGTCTATTTTTAGTCAATTTGAAATCAGTGAAGTTTGGTGGTTTGCCAGCCACTGAATTAGTAGGTCCCTTATGATAGGTTCTGTggaaatgatgggacccacttgtattcAATTGGGACCCACGCAATGGTTTTGTGTGTCATTTTGTTTCCACCACTGAGAATAAGGGACCCACTAATTTTGTAGAAGGAGAAGGACAGGCTTGTTGGAGCAACTGATTTGGTTGCATACATCTATCTACCCAGAGCCATTTTActatgatctgaaccattcaggaGGTGGGCTCTATTTCTGGTGGGcaatggaccaaaaaatcagactgatcagaCAATCCCAACCATCTGTTTTGACTGTCCACTTGCATGCTCCTTAGCAGATTCTTAAAATTGTCCAACAGTAAGGCTTTTGGCCTGTGGCCTATCGACATTAAGGGTCCAGATCTTAATCACTTCCAATGAAAAATGCAACTGCATTTAGAGATCACGAACTGATGTCGCCTGGTTTTGTTGCATGCTGTCTGCAATATACAGAGCTATGAGATAAACTCAaggggtttagagattttctgcAAGAAATGGCTACCAGCAGAAGGTGTTCCCATGAAGGGTATTCTTTGTTTTTGTCATGGATACGGCGACACGTGCACTTTCTTCTTCGAAggtgagaaaaaagaaaagaaaatcaaggcGTTGTAGTAACTATATAAATAGTTGAAGAAGATGTGATGTTGAAAACTGTTTAATCTGTTACATTGCTCATTTTCGATATTAAAATCTacaaggtgtggataaatcatgAATATGGCTTTTAGTCTATGTTTCGATGCACAAGTGAATCGGATTGTGAATTGCAATCTATTTCGGTCAAGGAAAAGAATGAACAGATTGTATAGAAGAATTTCTAGAATTTATACTAAGGTAGTGGTCCTCAGTTTGCAATTTGGTTCCTTTTAGTTGCAAACTTAAAGGCAATGCGATCCCAATTTGTAGCCAAAAGCAGGCAATTGCAATGTGGTTGTTCCCACTTTTCTGATCTGATTATTGCAATCCAATTTGATAGCACATCCAAACTTCACTACAGCATTATCTTTTACTATCAGACATgtatgtaatgcagaaacattGCCTACTTTGAAGTATCTGGGTATTGTAGATTGGAAACCAATGAATTTGGGATGGTGACAATTTCAGGAATAGCCAAACGATTCGCTGCTGCCGGGTATGGAGTTTACGCCCTCGACTATCCGGGTTTTGGCCTCTCCGAAGGTCTACATGGATACATCCCGAGCTTTGATGTACTAGCTAATGATGTTATCGAGCACTATACAAAGGTCAAAGGTATATTTGTCATTCTTCTGCTAGTGTTGCCATCTGGTTCAGTTGTTTGAGCCGTACCGGTATGACCTCAAAATTTTAAACGGTTTGAATTCTCGCAGTGCATAAACACATAAGGAGACACAAATGCATGTGTGACTTATCAGTGCACGGGCCTTCTATTATCATTTGGGCTATATGTCTCTGAATTGCAATGCGACTGAAGGTGGTGTTTGGATGCTAAATTTAACTGAATAGCAATTTATCTATTCGTTATGGAGGAAATAACCAACATGGGTTGGCACCATTTTAATGTGGGGGGGAAAAAAATCCTCCAAATGCAATTCTGTGGATGTCAAGCTGGACTGGAAATGATAACAAGTGTGGAGTGGGGCTAGTCTCACTTTGGTTGTTCTCTTTATTGAATTGAACCACGAATTCAACTCTGTGCTTTAGGAGCACAATTCAATTGAACcaagcatccaaatgcagcctaaagaATGAGCAATAAGAGAAACCATGCTGGAAAAGGCTACATGaatgatgggttttttttttttttttttctggtgagCTGTAGGAAGTCCAGAAGGAAGTGGGTTGCCTCACTTCCTCTTGGGGCAGTCCATGGGCGGAGCCGTTGCTctcaaggttcacttaaaacaaCCACGCGCATGGGATGGAGTTATTCTTGTCGCCCCTATGTGTAAAGTAAGCCTATTGATCTCTTAGCCAtactcaaataaacattactatcaaATATTTCGTGAGACAATGTCAATGATCTGTTGTTCTTAACTCATAGAATGGATTATCATGTTGTGGTTCTTTTAatccatgtttggatgcacaattgaattgaattgcaataaaccAGTAAATCGCCTGGGCTTAATTACACATCCATTTCTAGTTCTGTTACAGGGGAGTTACATGAGGAGATTTTGTCTTCTGATATGGAACATCACATGTGCTTTTTGAAAGTTTATGGTTCTTTTTTTAGATGCACTATCCATTTTATGTAGTCTAAAAAATCTGCATTTCTTTTTGTTGCGGTACCTTGTCTCAATTGAGAGTCTTACCTTCAACGGCCTTTGAAATTTCTTGGAATCTTCAACTTGCAAAAGTACATAAGCTTGACTTTCTCAATGATCTTCACTACCATGTTAGATTCACCTCCATTTAGTCCACTCTGGCATGGATTGTGCTTCCTTGCTGAAGAAATAGAGGTTGTAATATTAGCTTCTGCTTCTTCTTGAGTCACTGAATTCATTAGAGTTCTTGTTATGTTGTTCTTGAGGGAAGTTTCCTCCATTAGATATGACACCCAGTAATGGGATTGACTTGAGGCTGTACTAGCATTTTAACGGCCAATATATCATTGTGGTGCTACATGAAGTAAAATTCCGTGACCATACCGTGATAACAGCCATTATaacattttcattattttctatttttagtggTACATATCTGTTTATTATTGGAATGGTCatagatgatttgatgataatggcGTTGATTCTGGTGCTAGTTTGTTTGAGCTCCGCGGATCTGTTCTTCTTGCTCCTAAATCATATATTCGGTCGCCATTGAATCAATGTTTTACTGAATAACTGCGGCTGTGCTTGGATGCACCATTCAATCAAATTGTCATAAGTAGTAATATTTGTATTGAGAGACtatgctccaaattgcaattatatGATATCCAAGATAGACATGAAAGGAATGTGGCTGCAACTCAAGGCTGCTTCTCCATTATGGATATTCTGGAAGCTAGTTATGTTACTAGTTGTTGCAATCCAATGCACCGGTGCATCCAAACGCTGCCTAATAAGAAATGAAACTGCTACAATTGCTGACAATGTGGAACCAATCAAGATTGCAGAGGATGTTACACCCCCAGCAGCAGCTATCAAGTTGATGACTCTCCTGTCAAAGGTTCTACCAGAAGCTAAGTTGGTGCCACAGAAAGATCTGGCAGAGTTGGCATTTAGGGACCCCATCAAAAGAAAAATGGTGTGTTTTCTTTGACTATCTTACATGGATGAAAAATGGAAGTTACTTTAAGTCTTGTGTCTTGGCAAACATACAGTTTGCTGATGTACAGGACTCTATTCATGTGGGCCATTGTTCAGACTGTTGATCTAAAGGTGCCCAAATGGGTATGGGGTGCACCACAAGTCTACCCGACATGGATTGGTGGATTGTTGACAGTGGACAGTTGCCTTCTTTTGTTACTTAAACCATCTGTTTTTAGGACATGATCAACAGGTTACGATATTCCAATTTGGGAGTCTCTTGGGGCACCCCCATTCAACTTGGGGCCGATCGGATCAATGAGCCATGGTCCTCACATTTATAAAATCTAGCACACCATCAAATTGCATTTGCCAAATGGGGCGAGATTCTGGAATTCAATGGAACTCGATGAATCCAAATCCCTTTTTCCCCCCTCATTTCAAAGGAATGTTTGATTGGTAGTATTGTTTCCTTAAAACCTCAAATTCTTGAGTTTAGCAAATTTCTGTTTATGCTATTTGCTTTTATCTAGAAAATCACCAGTGTCTTAAATAGTCATTTCCTTTATCAGAACATCCATTATTCTTGTACCTTTTCTACCCAAAGGAAGTTTTGAGAATTATATCTCTGCTGATGTTGACGTTTTCAGGCCTACTATAATGTGATTGCATACTCTGGTCGAGTAAGGTTAAAAACTGCAGTCGAACTTCTAAAGACCACACATGAAATCGAAGCGCAGGTGGAGAAGGTCAGCTTCTCTTCAACAAGCGACCTgtgtcatttatttatttatctatgaACAATCTAAGAAAACGctgcaacacacacacacacacacacacacacgacatGATCAGTGTATTCTAACCATCATCACCTTCCCTTATTACACgttttttgttcttaattttgGTGCCACATGTTAATGAGTTCATCTTTTAATGCAATACAATCATCGTGCATGTTCTTGTCAACCATAGCCGCAAACTCGGACTAATTAGATGACCTTAAGTGTCCAAAAACTTACCTATAGGATACATCAAACATTTTGGATCTTACGGGCGAACTTCAACCGTATCCTGTTTTTGGGATATGGCTGATCCAAGAGGTGACATGTcagttggatggcttggattgatgAGCACGTTCACCAATCATGTTGTGCCAAAGATAAGCTTATGAATATGAACTATCATAGTTAAGATACACACCACATCATATTAATTTCGTGGCTGTTTATCTTTGACATTAGTAGATTATCCAGGCGAAGCAAAAATATAAAGCGGACCCCACAtaactgggacaaggctatgattatgatgatgaatgACGACGATGATGCTTAGTAGAGTATCTTTAACCCATGACATTGCATTGCAGGTTTCATCTCCATTGCTAGTTCTTCATGGAGCCGCAGACAAGGTGACTGATCCCCAAATAAGCAAGTTCCTCCATGAGAAGGCTAGCAGCAAAGACAAGACTCTAAAGCTATACCCAGAAGGTTATCATTCTATATTAGAAGGGGAGCCTGACGATCGGATTCTTAAAGTCATTGATGATATAATCTCCTGGCTAGATTCTCGTTGTGATCTTCCAAAGCAGTAGGTTTGATTTGGTAGGAAATTACATGATCATCCAGCTGAGAGTCGGCAGTCTGCTTAGATTTTGAATTTGTAGAAATGGGGCTCATCGTTCATTGGTCCAGATTGTTGGTCTGCTGAGCCCAATCaactcccagattggaagattctagCCACCAATCTTGGGCCTTTTCTCTGTTGGACATGAAttgttgttgtatttctcttcttgtAATTATTCAGTTGAAACGTTATTGGGATTCGCCTATTGAGGAGGTTCTTGGGTCATGGTGTGGCCTGACAAGATTaatgatctggatcactgaaccatgtgtgctgtttatacaaactgaaaacctgagtatGCTGTTGAATTATGGATTGTGGAtggtgaaaaataaagaaattcatTGCACTGACTACTCTTACTAGATGTTGAACTTCTGGATTGTcaaaaataaaggaattcatgatcTGGGGGAGTCCCTTGGATTGtcaaaaataaagaaattcaTGACTTGGGCGAGTCTCCTTCACACAGGCCTGCATTGCGTGAGCTTATTTTGGTTTCATAAAAAAACAGAACTGAATGGAAAAAGTGTGCGAAACTAAGCGAATTTATTGTATCATATAAACTAATTTTGATGTGAATACCGGATTTGGCACAGTAAATCAGGGCAGAGAAAGGTCAAGGATTAGGTGAGCAAATGAAATTTAATTTCTAAGTGGTCCTTTGGtgccttggatttggattttagcCTAGGATTTTCAATCCCCGAGATTTTCATTTCATCAGCTGTGTTTGGTTGCTTAGATTTTCAATCCCATGGAATCCAGCAACTATGTCTGGTAGCTTAGATTTTCAAAGCTGTATTTGGAAACCTGAATTTTCTAGAAGGCCACTTCATACAGAGGAGAAGAGATCAGTTATGACAGTTGGAGGGTTTTGAAAATCCTCGGATTTTACAACCCACCTTTTAGAAAAGAATAAAAGGGGCCCGTTTTGAGGAATTTCAATCTTCCTGCTAAAATCTAGGTTGTAAACACAAATTGGATTAAAAAACAGGATTGAAATCCTAATTTCCCAAAATTCATACTGCCGAATGACCCCTAAGGGTGCAAATTTACAATCTAAGTAGATGTGCTTTCCCCATATTTTGGATTccaacatgggtcccaccttaattCATCTATGCTGCCCACCTTTGATTCATATTGGTGAAACATGCTATTCTCCAACTAGACGGTCAAAATAAAATATAGGTAAGGCAAGAAGCCACCTTCAagtgcaaataaataaataaacaaaaaaataaaaaataaaaaatttaatgttGCGTGAGAGTGGATAGAGATGAAGCCAAGCCTTGTATTCTTAATTTTTCTTGTTCGAGTGAAGCTCCGCATTGCTACACTATTGCCAAACCATATAAAATCTAAGTGCCTCTTATATCTTGTATTTTGGTTGCTCTTTTCTTTGTAGTTTTGCTTTTCTTACATCAATTGTATGTGGGTGTCTTTCAATAATAAtcggtatcaaagttaaaaattgAAAAGCCTTTAGCACAATATCAGAATTGGTGTTCATGtgtcatttttttttcccttcaaattaTTGGATCGAGTTTTACTATATTCAAGGCATTGAAGTTCATGAATGCAATTATGTGTAGTGAAAGTTAAAGATGAACATAGTATTGTTGAAGAAAGACTATGCAATTGCGatagaagaattttttttttttttttttttaaagcttgtagagatgaaagatgagattttgaggaaaaaaataattttctatGATAAATCTTTTTCTTACATTATATGATTCAGTGTCGTTTAAAATTATTTGTAAAATTACTACCAAAGGTTTATATGACAAGTTGCAAAACCTTTACAAAGAAAATTTTTTGTCAAGCAAGCTATTTTTTTGAAAGTAGCTATATAATTTGAAAATgaagggttttttttatttttttatttttaaaattttaaattttaatttgcaaAATCACTTGAAAGGGTTTACTACCCAATTCACATATTGACAGTGATCAAATGTTAAAATTaacaatgatataaaaaaaaagaagttacttTCTATTTTATTAGATGCTTGACTAGCAAGATGTTTTGCATATGAATCTTCTTAATGGTCTAGATCTCAATGTGTAGTTAGTCATGTCTAGTACCAAACAATCTCTAAAAAAAAACATCTGAAGGATCTTTTGGAGATACTGTAATAGTCAGAGGAAGATTTATTGAGAGGCATTAGTGGGAGAGAATGAGATAAGATCCAAGTCGAAACGGCACAAAATAATAAAAGTATTAGAATTGTGTAAAGAATGATTACTTGTATAAAAATAACAAATTCAAGAACGTAAATTAGCAAAATTCTAAAACTGATTCACATGATGAAGCATTAAATTCAAAGGGCGGAAAAATAGTCATTTGGATAAAAACTATAAACTTAGAAAAACAAATCAGGAAAATATTAAATTTGATTCACATGATGAAGCATTAAATTCAAAGGGCGGAAAAATAGTCATTTGGATAAAAACTATAAACTCAAAAAAACAAATCAGGAAAATATTAAATTTAATTCACTTGATCAAATATTGAATTCTGAGTTGAGAAAAAAGAGATTCATACGAGGGTGGAGAAATATTTTCTATGATTTCCCCAGAGAATCTAAACTATCAATGAATTTTGGATTCAGACACTTTTCATTTTATATGACACCACATAAGGACCAGTTATATTCACGTCGGTTGTGTAATGACAGCACAGTTTACATGAATGATGATAACACATATAAATTTATGGAGATTTAAGATCTCAGAATCAATGTGTGATGTTATCATCTGTACACTTTCGAGTGTGTTGTATGTACTAAACTTATAAAAGAGTCTTCTCTTATAGAAAAATTCGATAAAGATAAGTATAAATTTTATAGTTAAAAGGGTCAggtaaaaattataaaacaaGTGATGTAAATTTTGAAGTGAGAGTTGATAGACGATTCATATCGGTAGATTAGAAATACTGGGGTTAGTGATACTATTGTTGTTGTGAGGGTGTATGCTACTATTTAGCATTGGTTGTTTGGCTATATGAGCAAACAAGGATTAAAAGCACTTCTTCATTGAAATTTACTTCTTGTTTTAAAAATCTATTAATCTAAATTTTTGTAAGGATTGTTTAATTGAAAATTAGCTACGTAGAGCTTGGTTCTCATCTTCGATTGTTATAAATAAGATGTATTAGATTTAATCCATTTTGATACCTAAGTGACACATATTAAACTTTTGGGAGGTTCgaaatattttatttcttttattgaatATTTCTTTAGGATGATATATATTTAAATGCTAAAAGAGAATAGCAATGGTTTACTTGTTTCATGAAGTTTTAAGCATTAGTTGAAAACCATAATAGAGAAGATTAAGTGCTTGATAACTGATGTTGAAGGAAATATATACACCTTGAAAGAGTTTCATGATTTTTATAATGAGCATGACATTGAAAGGCCCTATATAGTCATCGGAACTTGAGCAATAATAAAACATAATGGTTGAATGCttgaatcatgcatatatatatgaatcatgcTAGGAGTATGTTGAGTTTGTCTAAGCTCGAGCAATATTTTCAGGCGGTAGGTATTAATACAGCTCACTATTTGTTGAATCTCTCCTATAACTATTTTAGATTGTAAGATTCTTAAAGAGGTATAGTTTAGAGAACTTGttaatttttcattcttttgaattttcaattttgataTTTATGCCTAGATTTCTAAGTAGTCAATGATTAAGTTGAATCATAAGTCTAAAAAGTATAATTTTCTTAACTCTACAAATGGAATAAAGGAGTATAGATTGTAGGACCTTGTTGCTAACAAGTTAGTATTAGCTATGATGTTGTAAAGGAAGTTTCCACACAAAAGACAAGGAATTTTTAAGCATGAAGTTACAGAAGATGACTCAGATGATCAGTAAGTTGACTTAGATGATCAGTAAGTTGAACAGTTAAATGTTAAAACTACCCTTTTGCGCATTAATCTTGATGAGAAATTTTATATGGCTAAACTCGAATGCTTTgatgaggaaaaaaataaaattttgttggCTAGCTGAATAATTTTTACGATTTAAAACAAGTGCCATGGTATTGTGCAAGTAGTTTGATTATTTAATTGTAAGTTTATGATTCAAAGATGTGAGTGTGATCATTGTGCCTATGTTTATGGCTATCGTAGATGTGGCTTTAATATCTTGTTATTGTATGTAGATGACATGCTGGTTATAGCCTATGGTGCTAATAGAGATAGTATTGAATTGGTAAAAATTTGTTTGACTAGGGAATTTGATATGAAAGATTTATGTATTTGTAGTCAAATTTCTTTTATAACTACTCTTAtagacaaaaaatagaaaattctaaataATCCAGAAAGGTTATCTTGAAAGAGTTCTATGTCACTTCAATATGTAGAATTTCAATCCTTCGTACATATTTCACTTATTGTAGGCTGCGAGTTGTCTTCATATCAATCTCCTAGAGAAGACAAATATATCTTTAGTACTATATTCATCAACTGTAGAGAGTCCTATGCTTGTCATGATGTGTATCAAATGAGGGATTGAGTAAGTACTGAGGACACTTACTAAATGCATGATgaattcaaatataaataattGGATTGTAGTAAATGGATCATTAATCACTTAAGGGGTACTTCTGAAATTTagagtgggttttttttttctcatgtagTTTATGCATGAGATTGAAATAAAAGAAGATTAGTATTAACATTTTCTCTTTGATAGGCGGTGCCATGATTTAGATATTGATATTATAGTCTATGGTAG contains:
- the LOC131237650 gene encoding caffeoylshikimate esterase-like isoform X1; the encoded protein is MELSFRHQPAKPLELFRKSDVPNAESKFRLIPISNSRGMNGRKPNLSISAARKAIDGLNDEMNAVASKNMDFAAARRQVRSAFIDFQQHLDHLLFKMAPSGIRTEESYEINSRGLEIFCKKWLPAEGVPMKGILCFCHGYGDTCTFFFEGIAKRFAAAGYGVYALDYPGFGLSEGLHGYIPSFDVLANDVIEHYTKVKGSPEGSGLPHFLLGQSMGGAVALKVHLKQPRAWDGVILVAPMCKIAEDVTPPAAAIKLMTLLSKVLPEAKLVPQKDLAELAFRDPIKRKMAYYNVIAYSGRVRLKTAVELLKTTHEIEAQVEKVSSPLLVLHGAADKVTDPQISKFLHEKASSKDKTLKLYPEGYHSILEGEPDDRILKVIDDIISWLDSRCDLPKQ
- the LOC131237650 gene encoding caffeoylshikimate esterase-like isoform X2 → MELSFRHQPAKPLELFRKSDVPNAESKFRLIPISNSRGMNGRKPNLSISAARKAIDGLNDEMNAVASKNMDFAAARRQVRSAFIDFQQHLDHLLFKMAPSGIRTEESYEINSRGLEIFCKKWLPAEGVPMKGILCFCHGYGDTCTFFFEGIAKRFAAAGYGVYALDYPGFGLSEGLHGYIPSFDVLANDVIEHYTKVKGSPEGSGLPHFLLGQSMGGAVALKVHLKQPRAWDGVILVAPMCKAYYNVIAYSGRVRLKTAVELLKTTHEIEAQVEKVSSPLLVLHGAADKVTDPQISKFLHEKASSKDKTLKLYPEGYHSILEGEPDDRILKVIDDIISWLDSRCDLPKQ